From a single Sinorhizobium sp. RAC02 genomic region:
- a CDS encoding DUF1176 domain-containing protein, whose amino-acid sequence MKFFLAALLCAILPAVTMAAERPQGIAAAEAVAKAAFGTDCDMNGMPEVPMAEPDGEGYGHSVYSFSYKPDYDPNGPDVQVEVYQLFCGSGAYNIRHAFVLKKSDDESLKLATFATPDLDYSYADEEMSKLKADPKVRGFRATGLLVNATFDLEKRTITSHAAWRGIGDAWDSGEWVFRNGDFILTRFEVDPTYGDPDPAAESYVVYEVAK is encoded by the coding sequence GTGAAGTTCTTTCTCGCGGCGCTGCTTTGCGCCATCCTCCCCGCCGTCACGATGGCCGCCGAACGTCCCCAAGGCATCGCCGCGGCCGAAGCCGTTGCCAAGGCCGCCTTCGGCACGGACTGCGACATGAACGGCATGCCGGAAGTGCCGATGGCCGAGCCCGATGGAGAAGGATACGGCCATTCGGTCTACAGCTTCTCCTACAAGCCCGACTACGACCCCAATGGCCCCGACGTTCAGGTCGAGGTCTACCAGCTCTTCTGCGGCTCCGGCGCCTACAACATCCGCCACGCCTTCGTGCTGAAGAAGAGCGACGACGAGTCCCTGAAACTTGCAACCTTTGCCACGCCCGATCTCGACTACAGCTACGCCGACGAGGAGATGAGCAAGCTGAAGGCCGATCCGAAGGTGCGCGGCTTTCGTGCCACCGGCCTGCTGGTGAACGCTACCTTCGACCTGGAAAAACGCACGATCACCAGCCACGCCGCCTGGCGCGGCATCGGCGATGCCTGGGACAGCGGCGAATGGGTGTTCCGTAATGGCGACTTCATCCTGACCCGCTTCGAGGTCGACCCGACCTACGGTGACCCGGATCCGGCGGCGGAAAGCTACGTCGTCTACGAGGTCGCAAAATAG